A window of Corallococcus macrosporus DSM 14697 contains these coding sequences:
- a CDS encoding response regulator → MAPRILVVDDNQELLSLLTQLFEEAGYEVIGANRGKQAVELAKAQPPAAAVLDILLPDMMGYHLADALRKENPQLPLLFITGVFKGGKHAVESRTKYQAAGYFEKPFEAQKLLEAMTKVLPPEKSAPAAASLQDAFEVELDIDVEEEGPQDAMELTGRIKVTGGGNITAEIRGANLTASPMQKVPSTQVRPPTPGRPPDPPPAGAPGSRRGEIRDNLPSLLTAFYLSRETGELGVQKGKVKKVVYFEKGTPVFALSNLLADRFGQFLVRVGKIKPEQLQDASAVAAQSNRRTGDVLVERGLLKDTERLYYVGQQVKAVIYSLFAWDEGSYVLSFREKASAESIKLDVHPANLIVRGIKKLYKPERLRRLLQPEDRLIPAVAPAYQLNEVELERWEAELLPKIDGNRTVAELLAFANRPEHVVYGFLVAMMSLGILDKRG, encoded by the coding sequence ATGGCACCCCGAATCCTCGTCGTCGATGACAATCAGGAGCTGTTGTCCCTCCTCACGCAGCTCTTCGAGGAGGCGGGCTATGAGGTCATTGGCGCGAACCGCGGCAAGCAGGCCGTGGAGCTGGCCAAGGCCCAGCCGCCCGCGGCGGCCGTGCTCGATATCCTGCTGCCCGACATGATGGGGTACCACCTGGCGGACGCGCTGCGGAAGGAAAACCCCCAGCTCCCGCTCCTCTTCATCACCGGCGTCTTCAAGGGCGGCAAGCACGCCGTGGAGTCGCGCACCAAGTACCAGGCCGCCGGCTACTTCGAGAAACCCTTCGAGGCCCAGAAGCTGCTGGAGGCGATGACCAAGGTGCTGCCTCCGGAGAAGTCCGCGCCGGCGGCCGCGTCGCTCCAGGACGCCTTCGAGGTGGAGCTGGACATCGACGTGGAGGAGGAGGGCCCGCAGGACGCCATGGAGCTGACCGGCCGCATCAAGGTGACGGGCGGCGGCAACATCACGGCGGAGATTCGCGGCGCCAACCTCACGGCCAGCCCGATGCAGAAGGTGCCGTCCACCCAGGTGCGCCCGCCCACGCCGGGCCGCCCGCCGGACCCGCCGCCCGCGGGCGCGCCGGGCAGCCGCCGCGGCGAAATCCGGGACAACCTGCCCTCGCTCCTCACCGCCTTCTACCTCTCCCGGGAGACGGGCGAACTGGGCGTGCAGAAGGGCAAGGTGAAGAAGGTCGTCTACTTCGAGAAGGGCACGCCGGTGTTCGCCCTCTCCAACCTGCTGGCGGACCGCTTCGGCCAGTTCCTGGTCCGCGTGGGCAAAATCAAGCCCGAGCAGCTCCAGGACGCGTCAGCGGTGGCCGCGCAGTCCAACCGCCGCACCGGCGACGTGCTGGTGGAGCGCGGGCTGCTCAAGGACACCGAGCGCCTCTACTACGTGGGCCAGCAGGTGAAGGCCGTCATCTACTCGCTCTTCGCGTGGGATGAGGGCTCGTACGTGCTGAGCTTCCGGGAGAAGGCGAGCGCGGAGTCCATCAAGCTGGACGTGCACCCGGCCAACCTCATCGTCCGGGGCATCAAGAAGCTCTACAAGCCGGAGCGCCTGCGCCGCCTGCTCCAGCCGGAGGACCGGCTCATCCCCGCCGTGGCCCCGGCGTACCAGCTCAATGAAGTGGAGCTGGAGCGGTGGGAGGCGGAGCTGCTGC
- a CDS encoding MXAN_6627.5 family MYXO-CTERM protein: MFPSRSHLLACLLLLLPLGAAAQSDGGLDAGLPDASVGEGGADRDNPEGDDSTGRVNTSCRSTRDCSPRFTCDDGLCRYTGVRQADQQGCVLGAQAALVVVGLAAVGGYRRRR, from the coding sequence ATGTTCCCCTCCCGTTCCCACCTGCTGGCCTGCCTCCTCCTCCTGCTGCCCCTGGGGGCCGCGGCCCAATCCGACGGAGGGCTCGACGCGGGCCTGCCCGACGCCTCCGTCGGGGAGGGCGGCGCCGACCGCGACAACCCCGAGGGCGACGACAGTACAGGCAGGGTGAATACCTCTTGCCGCAGCACCCGGGATTGCTCACCCCGCTTCACCTGCGACGACGGCCTCTGCCGCTACACTGGCGTGCGCCAGGCGGACCAGCAAGGCTGCGTGCTGGGCGCCCAGGCGGCGCTCGTCGTCGTGGGCCTGGCCGCCGTGGGTGGGTACAGGCGCAGGCGTTAG